In Lentilactobacillus sp. SPB1-3, the sequence AGTAGAGGTTAGGCATTGGATCCATATAGAATTCATAGTTTTCATTTTCTGCCATACTTTGTAAATCAGTTGGCACAAAATCTATTTCATTCTTACGAACACCTTCCATGATTTTGTTAACCATGTCTTGGTTATTCATGCTTGCAAGATATTCCTTCAATGCATCATGGGTTGAGCCTGCTGCATATCCAGATTCAGTTAGCATTTGTTCCAAAAACTTGTCTTTTAATTCAGCACCACCAGCATCGAGTGCTTCTGCGGCTAATTTTTCAAGATAGAGAACTTCTACGCCGTTATCACGAAGTGTGTTGGCAAAGTAGTCATGTTCCTCTTGAGCTTTTGGTAAATATGGTATGTCATCAAACAAAAGTCTTGGCATCATGTCAGGTGTGAAGTTTTCGATTTCACGACCTGGTCGTTTTAGCAAAACAGTTTTTAACTTACCGATTTCCGAAAAGTTGTGAATTGGACTTGTCATATTACTGCCTCCTGTTCCTTATTTACTACAAACACATCATAATTCTTTTTGAAACCGCTATCAAGGAAGAACTCTCAAATGAAATGAGAAAAAACTCTCAAAATTAAGTCAATTCGCATATTCATCAAAAAATTTGCAGATTAATTCACATAATCAGCGCCTATTTAATTTTTATACATATTTTTTTCTTCAAATTAAAAAATAAGTTTTTGATTAGATTTTAAAAAGCTTATTTAATAGCATATAAAGCGATTACACAATTAACTAGCGTAATTTAAAAAAGGTTATTTATACCGTCTATTTAATATTATTCAAAAAATAATCACAAAAAAAGTGCCTTTTTCGTATGGAAAAGGCACTTTTCACTAACTTCGTTTTTAGTTATACATCAAGGAATGTATACTTTTCGACAATTATTCGGCGGTAGGAATCATCAATTCTGGGTTAACGCGTTGCATGAAGAAATCATGGACCTGAGTGGCTTCAGGCTTACCAGGACAAAAGATAACGATGGTATCATATCCTGCCAAGGTTCCAGTTACGTTATCTAACTTAAGATCATCCAACACCGCAGACAATGGGTTAGCATAACTTGGCTGAGTATGAATCACGTTTATGAATTCAATCTGTTTAACATCAGTTACGGAACTGTTAATCATACGATTCAACCGTTCCAATTCATTTTGATTACCTGACTTAAACACCATATAGCGGGCATTCCCTGAGCTATCAGGTTGCTTAACAATCTGCATTTCTCGGATATCCCTAGACAGAGTCGCTTGAGTTACACTAATGCCAGTTTCTTTAAGCTTACTCATCAATTCTTCTTGAGTAGTAATTGTATATTGATTAATAATCTGTTCAATCTTTGCTTGGCGCGATT encodes:
- the argR gene encoding arginine repressor → MKKESRQAKIEQIINQYTITTQEELMSKLKETGISVTQATLSRDIREMQIVKQPDSSGNARYMVFKSGNQNELERLNRMINSSVTDVKQIEFINVIHTQPSYANPLSAVLDDLKLDNVTGTLAGYDTIVIFCPGKPEATQVHDFFMQRVNPELMIPTAE